Proteins encoded together in one Staphylococcus aureus window:
- the cap8O gene encoding type 8 capsular polysaccharide synthesis protein Cap8O, with translation MKLTVVGLGYIGLPTSIMFAKHGVDVLGVDINQQTIDKLQSGQISIEEPGLQEVYEEVLSSGKLKVSTTPDASDVFIIAVPTPNNDDQYRSCDISLVMRALDSILSFLEKGNTIIVESTIAPKTMDDFVKPVIENLGFTIGEDIYLVHCPERVLPGKILEELVHNNRIIGGVTEACIEAGKRVYRTFVQGEMIETDARTAEMSKLMENTYRDVNIALANELTKICNNLNINVLDVIEMANKHPRVNIHQPGPGVGGHCLAVDPYFIIAKDPENAKLIQTGREINNSMPAYVVDTTKQIIKVLSGNKVTVFGLTYKGDVDDIRESPAFDIYELLNQEPDIEVCAYDPHVELDFVEHDMSHAVKDASLVLILSDHSEFKNLSDSHFDKMKHKVIFDTKNVVKSSFEDVSYYNYGNIFNFIDK, from the coding sequence ATGAAGTTAACAGTAGTTGGCTTAGGTTATATTGGTTTACCAACATCAATTATGTTTGCAAAACATGGCGTCGATGTGCTTGGTGTTGATATTAATCAGCAAACGATTGATAAGTTACAAAGTGGTCAAATTAGTATTGAAGAACCTGGATTACAAGAGGTTTATGAAGAGGTACTGTCATCGGGAAAATTGAAGGTATCTACAACGCCAGATGCATCTGATGTTTTTATCATTGCCGTTCCGACGCCGAATAATGATGATCAGTACCGGTCATGTGACATTTCGCTAGTTATGCGTGCATTAGATAGTATTTTATCATTTTTAGAAAAAGGAAATACCATTATTGTAGAGTCGACAATTGCGCCTAAAACGATGGATGATTTTGTAAAACCAGTCATTGAAAATTTAGGGTTTACAATAGGTGAAGATATTTATTTAGTGCATTGTCCAGAACGTGTACTGCCAGGAAAAATTTTAGAAGAATTAGTTCATAACAATCGTATCATTGGCGGTGTGACTGAAGCTTGTATTGAAGCGGGTAAACGTGTCTATCGCACATTCGTTCAGGGAGAAATGATTGAAACAGATGCACGTACTGCTGAAATGAGTAAGCTAATGGAAAACACATATAGAGACGTGAACATTGCTTTAGCTAATGAATTAACAAAAATTTGCAATAACTTAAATATTAATGTATTAGATGTGATTGAAATGGCAAACAAACATCCGCGTGTTAACATCCATCAGCCTGGTCCAGGTGTAGGCGGTCATTGTTTAGCTGTTGATCCGTACTTTATTATTGCTAAAGACCCTGAAAATGCAAAGTTAATTCAAACTGGACGTGAAATTAATAATTCAATGCCGGCCTATGTTGTTGATACAACGAAGCAAATCATCAAAGTGTTGAGCGGGAATAAAGTCACAGTATTTGGTTTAACTTATAAAGGTGATGTTGATGATATAAGAGAATCACCAGCATTTGATATTTATGAGCTATTAAATCAAGAACCAGACATAGAAGTATGTGCTTATGATCCACATGTTGAATTAGATTTTGTGGAACATGATATGTCACATGCTGTCAAAGACGCATCGCTAGTATTGATTTTAAGTGACCACTCAGAATTTAAAAATTTATCGGACAGTCATTTTGATAAAATGAAGCATAAAGTGATTTTTGATACAAAAAATGTTGTGAAATCATCATTTGAAGATGTATCGTATTATAATTATGGCAATATATTTAATTTTATCGACAAATAA
- a CDS encoding capsular polysaccharide biosynthesis protein: MAKKVFIMDSVKTIIGTLLIALGLQFLAYPIINQRVGNEAFGSILTIYTIITITSVVLGNTLNNIRLINMNLYKSNHYYWKFASILLISILIESIALIIVFLYFFNLNIIDIIFLILLNILMCLRIYLNVFFRMTLKYNQILYIALIQFLGLLIGLFLYYLTQNWIVCFITSELFATIYTLVKLRGLTIGEYQSEDNNVVKDYVMLLSTNSLNNLNLYLDRLILLPIIGGTAVTISFLSTFIGKMLATFLYPINNVVLSYISVNESDNIKKQYLKTNLIAIAALCLVMIICYPITIIIVSLLYNIDSSLYSKFIILGNIGVLFNAVSIMIQTLNTKHASITLQANYMTLHTITFIFITILMTIAFGLNGFFWTTLFSNIIKYVILNIIGLKSKFINKKDVD; this comes from the coding sequence ATGGCTAAGAAAGTTTTTATTATGGATAGCGTAAAGACAATAATTGGTACGTTGCTTATAGCTTTAGGATTACAATTTTTAGCTTATCCAATTATTAATCAACGAGTAGGTAATGAAGCGTTCGGTTCTATTTTAACGATTTATACAATAATAACAATCACGAGTGTTGTATTAGGCAATACGCTTAACAATATACGATTGATTAATATGAATCTATACAAATCCAATCATTACTACTGGAAATTTGCATCGATACTTTTAATCTCAATTCTGATTGAGAGTATAGCTTTAATTATTGTATTTCTTTACTTTTTTAATTTGAACATCATCGATATTATCTTTTTAATTCTACTTAATATTTTAATGTGTTTAAGGATTTATCTGAATGTATTTTTTAGGATGACTTTAAAATATAATCAGATTTTGTATATTGCTCTTATTCAATTTTTAGGTTTGCTGATAGGACTATTTCTATATTATTTAACCCAAAACTGGATTGTTTGTTTTATTACCAGTGAATTGTTTGCAACGATATATACATTGGTTAAATTACGGGGATTAACTATAGGCGAGTATCAAAGTGAAGATAATAATGTGGTAAAAGATTATGTGATGCTACTGAGTACAAATAGCCTTAATAATTTGAATCTCTATTTAGATAGATTAATCTTATTACCAATTATAGGTGGAACAGCTGTAACTATATCATTTCTTTCAACATTTATTGGGAAAATGTTAGCTACATTTCTATATCCGATTAATAATGTAGTACTTTCATATATTTCTGTAAATGAAAGTGACAATATAAAGAAGCAATATTTGAAAACTAATCTAATTGCTATAGCTGCCCTATGTTTAGTCATGATTATATGTTATCCAATTACAATAATTATTGTCTCTTTACTGTATAACATTGATTCAAGTTTATATTCGAAGTTTATTATTTTAGGTAATATAGGTGTTTTATTCAATGCAGTGAGTATTATGATCCAAACTTTAAATACAAAACACGCATCAATAACATTACAAGCGAATTATATGACGCTTCACACGATTACATTTATATTCATAACTATTTTAATGACAATTGCGTTTGGTCTAAATGGATTCTTTTGGACAACGCTGTTCAGCAACATTATTAAGTATGTGATTTTAAATATTATAGGTTTAAAGTCTAAATTCATTAATAAAAAGGACGTCGATTAG
- the cap8M gene encoding type 8 capsular polysaccharide synthesis protein Cap8M, with product MKRLFDVVSSIYGLVVLSPILLITALLIKMESPGPAIFKQKRPTINNELFNIYKFRSMKIDTPNVATDLMDSTSYITKTGKVIRKTSIDELPQLLNVLKGEMSIVGPRPALYNQYELIEKRTKANVHTIRPGVTGLAQVMGRDDITDDQKVAYDHYYLTHQSMMLDMYIIYKTIKNIVTSEGVHH from the coding sequence ATGAAGCGATTATTCGATGTAGTGAGTTCAATATATGGTTTAGTAGTTTTAAGTCCGATTCTGTTAATTACAGCATTACTAATTAAAATGGAATCACCTGGACCAGCCATTTTCAAACAAAAAAGACCGACGATTAATAATGAATTGTTTAATATTTATAAGTTTAGATCAATGAAAATAGACACACCTAATGTTGCAACTGATTTAATGGATTCAACATCGTATATAACAAAGACAGGGAAGGTCATTCGTAAGACCTCTATTGATGAATTGCCACAATTATTGAATGTTTTAAAAGGAGAAATGTCAATTGTAGGTCCTAGACCAGCGCTTTATAATCAATACGAATTAATCGAAAAACGTACAAAAGCGAACGTGCATACGATTAGACCAGGTGTGACAGGACTAGCTCAAGTGATGGGGAGAGATGATATCACTGATGATCAAAAAGTAGCGTATGATCATTATTACTTAACACATCAATCTATGATGCTTGATATGTATATCATATATAAAACAATTAAAAATATCGTTACTTCAGAAGGTGTGCATCACTAA
- the capN gene encoding capsular polysaccharide type 5/8 biosynthesis epimerase CapN: MRKNILITGVHGYIGNALKDKLIEQGHQVDQINVRNQLWKSTSFKDYDVLIHTAALVHNNSPQARLSDYMQVNMLLTKQLAQKAKAEDVKQFIFMSTMAVYGKEGHVGKSDQVDTQTPMNPTTNYGISKKFAEQALQELISDSFKVAIVRPPMIYGAHCPGNFQRLMQLSKRLPIIPNINNQRSALYIKHLTAFIDQLISLEVTGVYHPQDSFYFDTSSVMYEIRRQSHRKTVLINMPSMLNKYFNKLSVFRKLFGNLIYSNTLYENNNALEIIPGKMSLVIADIMDETTTKDKA, encoded by the coding sequence ATGAGAAAAAATATTTTAATTACAGGCGTACATGGATATATCGGTAATGCTTTAAAAGATAAGCTTATTGAACAAGGACATCAAGTAGATCAAATTAATGTTAGGAATCAATTATGGAAGTCGACCTCGTTCAAAGATTATGATGTTTTAATTCATACAGCAGCTTTGGTTCACAACAATTCACCTCAAGCAAGGCTATCTGATTATATGCAAGTGAATATGTTGCTGACGAAACAATTGGCACAAAAGGCTAAAGCTGAAGACGTTAAACAATTTATTTTTATGAGTACTATGGCAGTTTATGGAAAAGAAGGTCATGTTGGTAAATCAGATCAAGTTGATACACAAACACCAATGAACCCTACGACCAACTATGGTATTTCCAAAAAGTTCGCTGAACAAGCATTACAAGAATTGATTAGTGATTCGTTTAAAGTAGCAATTGTGAGACCACCAATGATTTATGGTGCACATTGCCCAGGAAATTTCCAACGGTTAATGCAATTGTCAAAGCGATTGCCAATCATTCCCAATATTAACAATCAGCGCAGTGCATTATATATTAAACATCTGACAGCATTTATTGATCAATTAATATCATTAGAAGTGACAGGTGTGTACCATCCTCAAGATAGTTTTTACTTTGATACATCGTCAGTAATGTATGAAATACGTCGCCAATCACATCGTAAAACGGTATTGATCAACATGCCTTCAATGCTAAATAAGTATTTTAATAAGTTGTCGGTCTTTAGAAAATTATTCGGCAATTTAATATACAGCAATACGTTATATGAAAATAATAATGCACTTGAAATTATTCCTGGAAAAATGTCACTTGTTATTGCGGACATCATGGATGAAACGACAACCAAAGATAAGGCATAA
- the cap8L gene encoding type 8 capsular polysaccharide synthesis protein Cap8L, producing the protein MSEKKILILCQYFYPEYVSSATLPTQLAEDLIANHINVDVMCGWPYEYSNHKQVSKTEMHRGIRIRRLKYSRFNNKSKVGRIINFFSLFSKFVINIPKMLKYDQILVYSNPPILPLIPDVLHRLLKKKYSFVVYDIAPDNAIKTGATRPGSMIDKLMRYINRHVYKNAENVIVLGTEMKNYLLNHQISKNADNIHVIPNWYDMRQLQDNRIYNDTFKAYREQYDKILLYSGNMGQLQDMETLISFLKLNKDQSQTLTILCGHGKKFADVKTAIEDHRIENVKMFEFLTGTDYADVLKIADVCIASLIKEGVGLGVPSKNYGYLAAKKALVLIMDKQSDIVQHVEQYDAGIQIDNGDAHAIYNFINTHSSKELHEMGERAHQLFKDKYTREINTMKYYNLLK; encoded by the coding sequence ATGAGTGAAAAAAAGATTTTGATTTTATGTCAGTATTTTTATCCGGAATATGTATCTTCTGCGACGTTACCAACTCAATTGGCGGAAGATTTAATTGCGAATCACATTAATGTCGATGTCATGTGTGGATGGCCATATGAATATAGTAATCATAAACAGGTTTCTAAAACCGAGATGCATCGTGGTATTCGCATTCGACGTCTCAAGTATTCGAGGTTTAATAACAAAAGTAAGGTTGGAAGGATCATCAATTTCTTTAGTTTATTTTCAAAATTCGTGATTAATATACCTAAAATGTTGAAATATGATCAGATTCTTGTTTACTCTAATCCACCAATCTTGCCATTAATACCAGACGTTTTACACAGACTGCTTAAGAAAAAATATTCTTTTGTGGTGTATGATATAGCACCTGATAATGCGATTAAGACAGGTGCAACTCGTCCAGGTAGCATGATTGATAAGCTGATGCGTTACATTAATAGACATGTCTACAAGAATGCTGAAAATGTCATTGTCCTTGGTACGGAAATGAAAAACTACTTACTAAATCATCAAATTTCTAAAAATGCTGACAATATCCATGTGATTCCTAACTGGTATGACATGCGTCAATTACAAGACAATCGTATCTATAATGACACATTTAAAGCTTACCGTGAGCAATACGACAAAATTTTATTGTATAGCGGTAATATGGGGCAGTTACAGGATATGGAGACACTTATCTCATTTTTAAAATTAAATAAGGATCAGTCTCAAACGTTAACAATACTTTGTGGTCATGGTAAGAAATTTGCAGATGTCAAAACGGCAATAGAAGACCATCGTATTGAAAATGTTAAAATGTTTGAGTTTTTAACAGGTACAGACTATGCTGACGTATTAAAAATTGCGGATGTATGTATTGCATCGCTGATTAAAGAAGGCGTCGGTTTAGGCGTGCCGAGCAAGAATTATGGCTATCTTGCAGCTAAGAAAGCGTTGGTACTCATCATGGATAAGCAATCTGATATCGTTCAACATGTTGAACAATATGATGCGGGTATCCAAATTGATAATGGCGATGCACATGCCATTTATAACTTCATCAACACTCACTCGAGTAAGGAATTGCACGAGATGGGTGAGCGCGCACATCAACTGTTTAAAGATAAATATACGAGAGAAATTAATACTATGAAGTATTACAATCTGTTGAAGTGA